A single genomic interval of Zunongwangia sp. HGR-M22 harbors:
- a CDS encoding porin has product MKQKLPLKNYCIALLILCFLPLQECNAQEKSDEKPKPKLDIGGALRFNYNLSSWKPEMKERGGDFGFDLFRLAVQGEYKDLYINAEYRFYSEAFGGNFLKQGWLGYHLNEEQEIQIGLLQVPFGIERYNSHNWFLNLPYYVGLEDDYDMGVRYSYKGDMFEYYAAFFKNGEELTFGNNSAASSSRYSYDIVGKNKEVNQINGKIVYKPNLDGMHKIGLSAQYGGIYNIETQETGDRYALAVHYEFRTEDWFIKAQATKAEFNPENAPGNSRDIIQMGAYGTPYEVATDFEIYNFGISRLINIDRDFVEKIEIYNDFGYMHKSIDGFAESYMNVFGVLINSGPISTYIDYAAGYNHSWLGGDFDNEFSTGDPGVKWEARFNINVGYYF; this is encoded by the coding sequence ATGAAACAAAAACTACCTCTAAAAAACTACTGCATTGCTTTACTTATTTTATGCTTTTTACCACTTCAGGAATGTAATGCCCAGGAAAAAAGCGATGAAAAACCGAAACCTAAATTAGATATAGGAGGTGCCCTCCGCTTCAATTACAACTTATCTTCCTGGAAGCCAGAAATGAAGGAAAGAGGAGGCGATTTTGGTTTCGATCTATTTCGTCTTGCTGTGCAGGGAGAGTATAAAGATCTTTATATAAATGCAGAATATCGATTTTACTCTGAAGCATTTGGGGGAAATTTTTTAAAACAAGGTTGGCTGGGATATCATTTAAATGAAGAGCAAGAAATTCAAATTGGCTTATTACAGGTTCCTTTTGGGATCGAGCGTTATAACTCTCATAACTGGTTTTTAAATCTTCCATATTATGTAGGTCTTGAAGACGATTACGATATGGGAGTTCGATATTCATATAAAGGAGATATGTTTGAATACTATGCTGCTTTTTTCAAGAATGGTGAAGAATTGACCTTTGGTAATAACTCCGCTGCATCATCTAGTCGATATTCGTATGATATTGTAGGAAAAAATAAAGAAGTCAACCAAATTAACGGAAAAATAGTTTACAAGCCCAATCTAGACGGCATGCACAAAATTGGACTTTCTGCGCAATATGGCGGCATTTACAATATTGAGACCCAGGAAACCGGAGATCGCTATGCTCTTGCAGTCCATTATGAATTTAGAACCGAAGATTGGTTTATAAAAGCACAGGCAACTAAAGCCGAGTTTAATCCTGAAAATGCTCCCGGCAATTCCAGAGATATTATACAAATGGGTGCGTATGGTACGCCTTATGAAGTTGCTACAGATTTTGAAATTTATAACTTTGGAATTTCACGCCTAATTAACATCGACAGAGATTTTGTAGAAAAAATTGAAATTTATAACGATTTTGGATATATGCACAAAAGTATTGATGGCTTTGCAGAATCGTATATGAACGTCTTTGGAGTTCTTATAAATTCTGGACCTATAAGCACTTATATTGATTATGCGGCCGGATACAATCATTCATGGCTGGGTGGTGATTTTGATAACGAATTTTCTACTGGTGATCCTGGTGTAAAATGGGAAGCTCGTTTTAACATTAACGTGGGGTATTACTTCTAA
- a CDS encoding BCCT family transporter encodes MAEKVKRSDEGKSLFGLEVNGPVFFTSTIIIIASIILTLIYDKKAEKIFENVQNYVANNGGWFFILVVNIFLGFMLYLAFSKFGNLRIGGQNAKPEFKTGSWFAMLFSAGMGIGLLFWSIAEPINHFNTPPMAEGGTVEAAREAMSFTFLHWGFHAWGIYALVGLALAYFTYSRGLPLTIRSVFYPFIGDKIHGWIGNIIDIFAVLATLFGLATSLGFGVQQIAAGVEHVFGITNDITTQVILIAGITAVATLSVVLGVDKGVRILSEWNMRIAVVLLLLVLVLGPTIFIFQSFVQNTGNYFSDFLMISTWTESFTGTKWQNDWTVFYWGWWIAWSPFVGTFIARVSKGRTIREFTLGVLIVPSLITFFWISAFGSASIQQVLTGDNAIVEAVNDDVATALFVFLEQFPLATVLNVVGVILIAGFFVTSSDSGSLVVDSLTSGGKIDSPISQRIFWAFAEGTIAAVLLIGGGLQALQTASIVTGLPFAFILLIMCYSLYKGLNEDMKKLNKKKEQKQKENYEEVVKNIVQKRNLKKADQND; translated from the coding sequence ATGGCAGAAAAAGTAAAAAGAAGTGATGAAGGAAAGTCCCTTTTTGGGCTCGAAGTTAACGGTCCGGTTTTCTTTACATCCACGATTATTATTATTGCGAGTATTATCTTGACACTTATTTATGATAAAAAAGCAGAAAAAATATTCGAAAATGTACAAAATTACGTAGCCAACAACGGAGGATGGTTTTTCATACTCGTAGTAAACATTTTCCTAGGCTTTATGCTTTATCTCGCATTTAGCAAATTTGGAAACCTAAGAATTGGTGGGCAAAATGCAAAACCTGAATTTAAAACAGGTTCCTGGTTTGCGATGCTTTTTAGCGCAGGTATGGGAATTGGATTACTATTTTGGAGTATTGCAGAACCTATAAACCACTTTAACACGCCACCAATGGCGGAAGGTGGTACCGTTGAAGCAGCTCGTGAAGCGATGAGTTTCACCTTTCTTCACTGGGGATTCCACGCCTGGGGTATTTATGCTTTAGTAGGTTTAGCTTTAGCTTATTTCACCTATTCTCGAGGTCTACCGCTTACTATTAGATCGGTATTTTATCCATTTATTGGCGATAAAATTCACGGATGGATTGGAAATATTATTGACATTTTCGCTGTTTTAGCCACACTTTTTGGTCTTGCAACCTCGTTAGGATTTGGAGTGCAACAGATTGCTGCGGGTGTAGAACACGTTTTTGGAATCACCAACGATATTACTACTCAGGTGATATTAATTGCAGGTATTACTGCCGTCGCCACCCTTTCTGTAGTTTTAGGTGTAGATAAAGGTGTAAGAATTTTAAGTGAATGGAACATGCGTATTGCGGTTGTTCTATTATTACTGGTTTTAGTATTAGGACCAACTATTTTTATATTTCAGTCTTTCGTACAAAACACAGGAAACTATTTTTCTGACTTCCTTATGATTTCTACCTGGACAGAAAGTTTTACCGGCACAAAATGGCAAAACGACTGGACAGTATTTTACTGGGGTTGGTGGATTGCATGGTCTCCTTTTGTGGGAACCTTTATTGCTCGTGTGTCTAAAGGTAGAACCATTAGAGAGTTTACATTAGGTGTACTTATCGTTCCTTCTCTAATTACTTTTTTCTGGATTTCAGCTTTTGGTAGCGCATCTATCCAACAAGTTTTAACCGGTGATAATGCTATTGTTGAAGCAGTAAACGATGATGTTGCTACAGCCCTTTTCGTTTTCTTAGAACAGTTTCCATTAGCTACCGTACTTAACGTAGTTGGAGTGATCTTGATTGCAGGATTCTTTGTTACCTCTTCCGATTCTGGTTCTTTGGTAGTAGACAGTTTAACTTCAGGAGGAAAAATTGATTCACCAATTAGTCAACGAATTTTCTGGGCATTCGCCGAAGGTACGATTGCAGCCGTTTTACTTATTGGAGGTGGACTACAAGCCTTGCAAACAGCATCGATTGTAACAGGTCTCCCCTTTGCTTTTATTCTGCTCATCATG